One genomic segment of Chryseobacterium phocaeense includes these proteins:
- a CDS encoding rod shape-determining protein MreD, translating to MISRTLFTDILIMIFLVALQIFVLNRITIFGKYTPVLYPVFVMFYPFFRNKFQFLALSFLIGLSVDAFLYSWGINAFATTLIAYFRTLIFRTSTDTSTDFFSFQSLQWAQFLLFLFSSIFLHQLLVQYIEFFKFSRFFEILLNVVITSIISFIFIVAYALIFKIKQKV from the coding sequence ATGATTAGCAGGACTTTATTTACCGATATATTGATCATGATCTTCCTGGTTGCTTTACAGATTTTTGTATTGAACAGGATCACTATTTTCGGGAAGTATACACCCGTTCTGTATCCGGTTTTTGTCATGTTCTATCCTTTTTTCAGAAATAAATTTCAATTTTTAGCATTAAGCTTTTTAATAGGACTTTCCGTAGATGCATTCCTCTACTCATGGGGAATCAATGCCTTTGCAACGACGCTGATTGCTTACTTCAGAACGCTGATCTTCAGGACTTCCACAGATACTTCCACAGATTTTTTCTCTTTTCAATCCCTTCAATGGGCGCAGTTTTTGCTGTTTCTGTTTTCAAGTATCTTTCTGCACCAGCTTTTAGTGCAGTACATAGAGTTTTTTAAATTTAGCCGTTTTTTTGAAATATTACTTAATGTAGTGATCACAAGTATAATTTCCTTTATATTTATAGTGGCTTACGCATTAATATTTAAAATCAAACAAAAAGTTTGA
- a CDS encoding pentapeptide repeat-containing protein produces MKHAHISDLDFQNINYTEHSPEKGEYENCTFRNCHFEYTDLSGFSFTNCEFIGCNLSMAKLVRTSFQDVIFKECKMFGLQFSECNPFGLSFKFDGCLLNNAVFYKTSIKKTVFKNCRLIEADFAEYDLSQSVFSGCDLSGAVFDQTNLEKTDFRTSFSYSIDPAVNRLKKARFSLSEVHGLLYKLDIEIERD; encoded by the coding sequence ATGAAACATGCCCATATCTCAGACCTGGATTTCCAGAATATAAACTATACCGAGCATTCCCCAGAAAAAGGAGAATACGAAAACTGCACCTTCAGAAACTGTCATTTTGAATATACAGATCTTTCAGGTTTCAGTTTTACAAACTGCGAATTTATTGGCTGTAACCTGAGCATGGCAAAATTGGTCAGGACTTCTTTTCAGGATGTTATTTTCAAAGAATGCAAAATGTTCGGCCTCCAGTTCAGCGAATGTAATCCTTTTGGTCTTTCCTTTAAGTTTGATGGATGCCTGCTCAATAATGCTGTATTCTATAAAACCTCAATTAAGAAAACCGTATTCAAAAATTGCAGATTAATTGAAGCTGATTTTGCAGAATATGACCTTTCGCAGTCCGTATTTTCCGGCTGCGATCTTTCCGGAGCCGTTTTCGACCAGACTAACCTTGAAAAAACAGATTTCCGGACTTCTTTCAGCTATTCCATAGATCCTGCCGTAAATCGCCTGAAAAAGGCCAGGTTTTCACTTTCTGAAGTGCATGGACTTCTGTATAAACTGGATATTGAAATAGAAAGGGATTAG
- a CDS encoding C40 family peptidase, with amino-acid sequence MKKRVLFYLVALVSTVSVQSCATNYVVSQPATYTKEYKTDAKLASIDQKKMEQDKQRLIDSFLAEKAASIASAKKAIKNSEIAKAVKYNKTIDNILAEAETYLGTPYRYGGMTRRGIDCSAFVLSVFGAAAGLSLPRVAASQAQEGESIDKSELQKGDLIFFSHGRRISHVGIVENVTEEGEIKFIHAATSKGVMISSLNDSYWGPKFRFAKRVINENGEAYNNLASTTPNTATNF; translated from the coding sequence ATGAAGAAAAGAGTTTTGTTTTATTTAGTTGCTTTGGTGTCTACAGTTTCGGTTCAATCATGTGCTACAAATTATGTAGTTTCACAACCAGCAACTTACACTAAAGAATACAAAACAGATGCCAAACTAGCTTCTATAGACCAGAAGAAAATGGAGCAGGATAAGCAAAGACTTATAGACTCTTTTTTAGCTGAAAAAGCGGCATCTATCGCCAGCGCGAAAAAAGCCATTAAGAATTCGGAGATTGCAAAAGCAGTCAAATACAATAAAACCATCGACAATATCCTTGCAGAAGCTGAAACTTACCTTGGAACTCCTTACAGATACGGAGGAATGACCAGAAGAGGTATTGATTGTTCAGCTTTCGTTCTTTCTGTATTCGGGGCAGCAGCAGGGCTTAGCTTACCAAGAGTAGCGGCTTCTCAGGCTCAGGAAGGAGAAAGCATCGATAAAAGCGAGCTTCAGAAAGGAGATTTGATCTTCTTTTCACACGGAAGAAGAATTTCTCACGTAGGAATCGTAGAAAATGTTACTGAGGAAGGTGAAATCAAATTCATCCATGCAGCGACTTCAAAAGGGGTAATGATCTCGTCACTGAATGATTCTTACTGGGGACCGAAATTCAGGTTTGCCAAGAGAGTGATCAATGAGAACGGAGAAGCTTATAATAATCTTGCTTCTACTACTCCAAACACCGCAACAAATTTTTAA
- a CDS encoding rod shape-determining protein, producing the protein MSLFDMFTQEIAIDLGTANTLIIHNNKIVIDQPSIVAIERSTGRPIAVGEQAKHMQGKTHEDIKTIRPLKDGVIADFHASEHMIKEFIKKIPGIKGRFIQPALRIVICIPSGITEVEKRAVRDSAQKVNAKEVRLIYEPMAAAIGVGIDVQKPEGNMIIDIGGGTTEIAVVALGGIVCDKSVKIAGDVFTNDIAYYLRTHHNLYIGERTAERIKIEVGSAVEDLDVDIEDIPVQGRDLITGKPKEIMVGYKEIARALDKSIIRIEDAVMETLSLTPPELAADIYKTGIYLAGGGALLRGLADRLHKKTGLPVFVAEDPLRAVVRGTGIALKNMDKFNFLIK; encoded by the coding sequence ATGAGTTTATTTGATATGTTTACGCAAGAAATTGCGATAGACCTTGGTACTGCCAATACCCTTATCATCCATAATAATAAAATTGTTATAGATCAGCCGTCAATTGTTGCAATTGAACGTTCTACGGGTAGGCCTATTGCGGTCGGTGAGCAGGCTAAGCATATGCAGGGAAAAACTCATGAGGATATCAAGACCATCCGTCCTTTGAAAGACGGTGTTATTGCAGATTTCCATGCTTCTGAACACATGATCAAGGAATTCATCAAAAAGATTCCCGGGATCAAAGGCAGATTTATTCAGCCGGCGCTGAGAATTGTAATCTGTATTCCTTCCGGTATTACTGAAGTTGAAAAAAGAGCGGTAAGAGATTCTGCCCAGAAAGTAAACGCTAAAGAAGTACGTTTGATCTACGAGCCAATGGCTGCGGCAATTGGGGTTGGAATTGATGTACAGAAGCCTGAAGGAAATATGATCATCGATATAGGTGGTGGTACTACGGAAATTGCTGTAGTGGCACTGGGCGGTATTGTATGTGATAAATCCGTAAAAATTGCAGGAGATGTATTTACCAATGATATCGCTTACTACCTAAGAACACACCACAATCTTTATATCGGGGAAAGAACGGCTGAAAGAATCAAAATTGAAGTAGGTTCTGCCGTAGAAGATCTTGATGTGGATATTGAAGATATTCCTGTACAGGGTAGAGACCTTATCACAGGTAAACCAAAAGAAATCATGGTAGGGTATAAGGAGATTGCCCGAGCATTGGATAAATCAATCATCAGAATTGAAGATGCCGTAATGGAAACGCTTTCCCTTACTCCTCCGGAACTGGCTGCTGATATTTATAAAACAGGTATTTATCTTGCCGGTGGTGGTGCCTTATTGAGAGGTCTTGCGGACAGACTGCACAAAAAGACAGGTCTTCCTGTATTTGTTGCAGAAGATCCTTTGAGAGCGGTTGTTCGCGGAACAGGGATTGCCCTTAAGAATATGGATAAATTCAATTTCTTAATTAAATAA
- the hemA gene encoding glutamyl-tRNA reductase: protein MLQYSNIHQTSNFAVLSISYEKADVETRGKFAFFDENIKSFVNRIHSVDLGDAFVVSTCNRTEIYTTSPNYLLVAEEYCKTIGVHLTDFLQFANILTKEEALTHLFRVAAGLESQIIGDFEIIGQIKKAYSRFKKERQNSNPYLERAINAAIQISKRIKNETGISNGAASVSYAAVHYILNSQKKITEKNILLLGVGEIGQNTVENLVKHVYQPKIKIANRTQEKAEKISQKYNIPHVDYSDFDQELKNTDILIVATGAKHPIVNKSHFPNGKETLVIDLSIPHNVEKNVTENENVTLIDVDELSRQIQETIQQREKEIPKAEKIIKELMKEFLEWEKKRKLAPNIHHFKAVLKNMERNEMHNFYRKNKYINITDMELSDKMIQKITNRFAKFIIDNPLKAEEISKLMHEILVEQPNNEFNEKH from the coding sequence ATGTTACAATATTCCAACATCCATCAGACATCGAATTTTGCTGTGCTTTCCATCAGCTACGAGAAGGCCGATGTAGAAACGAGAGGGAAATTTGCATTCTTTGATGAGAACATCAAAAGCTTTGTCAACCGGATCCACAGTGTGGATTTAGGAGATGCATTCGTGGTATCCACATGTAACAGAACCGAGATCTATACTACTTCGCCGAATTATCTGCTGGTGGCGGAAGAATACTGCAAAACCATCGGGGTACATCTTACGGATTTCCTTCAGTTTGCGAATATTCTTACCAAAGAAGAAGCTCTGACACATCTTTTCAGGGTAGCAGCCGGCCTTGAAAGCCAGATCATCGGGGATTTTGAGATCATCGGACAGATTAAAAAAGCATACAGCCGTTTTAAAAAAGAAAGACAGAATTCCAATCCGTATCTGGAAAGAGCAATCAATGCGGCAATTCAGATTTCAAAAAGAATAAAAAACGAAACCGGGATTTCCAACGGAGCCGCTTCTGTTTCTTATGCTGCCGTTCATTATATCCTGAACAGCCAGAAAAAAATCACTGAAAAGAACATTCTTCTTTTGGGCGTGGGCGAGATCGGACAAAATACGGTTGAAAACCTGGTGAAGCATGTGTATCAGCCGAAAATTAAAATTGCCAACAGAACCCAGGAGAAAGCTGAAAAGATTTCACAGAAATACAATATTCCTCATGTCGATTATTCTGATTTTGACCAGGAATTAAAAAATACAGATATTCTGATTGTCGCAACAGGGGCCAAACACCCTATCGTCAACAAGTCCCATTTCCCGAACGGAAAAGAAACGCTGGTCATCGACCTTTCCATTCCCCATAACGTTGAAAAGAATGTTACGGAAAATGAAAATGTAACCCTGATTGATGTGGATGAACTTTCAAGGCAGATCCAGGAGACCATCCAGCAGAGGGAAAAAGAAATTCCAAAAGCCGAAAAAATCATCAAAGAACTGATGAAAGAATTCCTGGAATGGGAGAAAAAAAGAAAACTGGCACCCAATATCCACCATTTCAAAGCCGTTCTGAAGAATATGGAACGTAATGAAATGCACAATTTTTACAGAAAAAATAAATACATAAACATCACGGACATGGAGCTTTCTGACAAAATGATCCAGAAAATCACCAACCGTTTTGCAAAATTTATCATCGATAATCCTTTAAAAGCCGAAGAAATTAGTAAATTAATGCACGAAATATTAGTTGAACAACCAAACAACGAATTCAATGAAAAGCATTAG
- a CDS encoding penicillin-binding transpeptidase domain-containing protein, whose amino-acid sequence MNTRYLKIFSILVVIALIFVARLAYLQLFTDRYALNAANTSIKIEYVIPQRGVVFDRNGKILVGNQPAYEISFTQALMKPDFDTLGFCNLMQISKSDFIKRIGIIKKEKYYSKLTPMTFLKDLSREDIARVQEIIFKYPAFSIVSRPQRQYEVSTSGNLLGYTSEVNEREIKKDSTYYLPGDFIGKTGVEKSYEKDLRGVKGMKYIQKDIKLRNIGSYKNGALDKDVITGKDITLTIDYDLQRIAEEMLVDKHGAIVAIDPNNGEILTMATGPDIDPNLFTGPYKSKNLYALSKDTLYENKPTFDRSVQAAYPPGSTFKLLTALAGMQMGVMDENTIFPCGGGFYYKGLRIKGHGGADPLIPSIQVSSNCYFSHAFIAIMNKYPGDPSKGVDEWKKIMSSFGVGEYLNNDIAVGSPGRIPSGKFYEKRSGKKNWSADYTMNGSIFNGMGQGDVLVTPLQLANYVAAIANKGWYYTPHIVKSIDGKPNPDPRFKTKHKTLVDPKHFEPVLKGMEAVVLRGTARSLKSNDFTQLAKTGTAQVPQGKDNSIFVLIAPADKPRIVVAAVMEHAGFGATWAGPACTVIAEKYITGDLKRENLYKKMTGASFMPEYKRQWIADLKRKGLYKDPKEDSVKLKRKQDSLNFIKEQKIKLQKKIDEETKNNAKNKKVKQ is encoded by the coding sequence TTGAACACACGTTATTTAAAAATCTTTTCCATTCTCGTAGTTATTGCCCTTATTTTTGTGGCGAGGCTTGCTTATTTGCAGCTGTTTACAGATCGTTATGCCCTGAATGCGGCTAATACTTCCATTAAAATAGAATATGTGATCCCACAGCGGGGTGTCGTTTTCGACAGGAACGGAAAGATCCTGGTAGGAAACCAGCCGGCTTATGAAATTTCCTTTACACAGGCATTAATGAAACCGGACTTTGATACACTTGGCTTTTGTAATCTGATGCAGATCTCCAAATCCGATTTTATCAAGAGAATCGGGATCATCAAGAAGGAAAAATACTACTCCAAGCTGACCCCGATGACTTTTTTAAAAGACCTCAGTAGGGAAGATATTGCCAGGGTTCAGGAGATTATTTTCAAATATCCTGCGTTCAGTATTGTTTCAAGACCTCAGCGTCAGTATGAAGTGAGTACTTCCGGAAACCTTTTGGGATATACCAGTGAGGTGAATGAAAGAGAAATTAAAAAAGATTCCACGTATTATCTGCCGGGTGACTTTATCGGTAAAACCGGTGTTGAAAAATCTTATGAAAAAGATCTTCGAGGAGTAAAAGGAATGAAATATATCCAAAAGGATATTAAACTACGGAATATAGGTTCCTATAAAAACGGAGCTCTGGATAAGGATGTTATTACAGGAAAAGATATTACACTGACAATTGATTATGATCTCCAGAGAATCGCTGAGGAAATGCTGGTTGACAAACACGGAGCCATTGTAGCCATAGACCCGAATAACGGTGAAATCCTGACCATGGCAACAGGGCCGGATATTGACCCGAATTTATTTACAGGCCCTTATAAATCAAAAAATCTCTACGCCTTATCAAAAGATACGCTATATGAAAATAAGCCTACGTTTGACAGGTCTGTTCAGGCGGCTTATCCTCCGGGATCTACCTTTAAATTACTAACTGCTCTGGCGGGTATGCAGATGGGGGTTATGGATGAAAACACCATTTTCCCGTGTGGAGGAGGCTTCTATTATAAAGGTTTAAGAATTAAAGGACACGGCGGAGCAGATCCACTGATTCCTTCTATCCAGGTTTCCAGCAACTGTTATTTCTCCCATGCGTTTATTGCCATCATGAATAAATATCCCGGAGATCCTTCCAAGGGAGTTGATGAGTGGAAAAAGATCATGAGCAGTTTTGGTGTAGGGGAATATCTGAACAATGATATCGCCGTAGGTTCGCCGGGAAGAATTCCTTCCGGGAAGTTTTACGAAAAAAGAAGCGGCAAGAAAAACTGGAGCGCTGATTATACCATGAACGGTTCCATCTTTAACGGAATGGGGCAGGGAGATGTTCTGGTAACACCTCTTCAGCTGGCCAACTATGTGGCAGCTATAGCGAATAAAGGCTGGTATTACACTCCCCATATCGTTAAATCCATCGATGGAAAACCAAATCCGGACCCAAGATTTAAAACAAAACATAAGACTCTTGTAGATCCCAAACACTTCGAGCCCGTACTGAAAGGAATGGAAGCTGTGGTATTGAGAGGTACTGCAAGAAGTTTAAAATCCAATGACTTTACCCAGCTTGCAAAAACAGGTACGGCACAGGTTCCTCAGGGGAAAGATAATTCAATCTTCGTATTGATTGCTCCTGCAGATAAGCCAAGGATTGTCGTAGCAGCTGTGATGGAACATGCCGGGTTTGGAGCCACATGGGCAGGTCCGGCCTGTACAGTGATTGCTGAAAAATATATTACAGGAGATCTGAAAAGAGAAAATCTCTACAAAAAGATGACCGGAGCCAGCTTTATGCCTGAGTATAAAAGACAGTGGATTGCAGATCTGAAACGTAAAGGATTATACAAAGATCCTAAAGAAGATTCTGTAAAACTGAAAAGAAAACAGGACAGCCTGAATTTTATCAAAGAGCAGAAAATAAAACTGCAGAAAAAAATAGACGAGGAAACAAAGAACAACGCTAAAAATAAAAAGGTAAAGCAATGA
- a CDS encoding glutamine synthetase III family protein: protein MSTLRFKALETLPFKDFRRDNSVEIPGKLSELFCQNVFSEETMREYLTKEAFQSIMDAIKKGTQIQRHIADQVAVAMKDWAMSKGATHYTHWFQPLTGTTAEKHDSFFTPIEGGRAIERFSGNLLIQQEPDASSFPNGGIRNTFEARGYTAWDPTSPAFIMGTTLCIPSIFISYTGETLDYKAPLLRALNAVDEAATNVMQYFDKNVTKVTPTLGWEQEYFLVDSALYQSRPDLVLTGKTLLGHSPAKGQQLDDHYFGSIPTRVMNFMKELEIECMKLGIPVTTRHNEVAPNQFELAPMFEEVNVAVDHNSLLMDIMARIAHKHHFHILFHEKPFAGVNGSGKHNNWSLATDTGENLLSPGKNPKKNLQFLTFFVNTIKAVHEYADLLRASIASASNDHRLGANEAPPAIISVFIGSQLFRVLEELEKVTEGKLSPDEKTDLKLNVVGKIPEILLDNTDRNRTSPFAFTGNKFEIRAVGSSANCAESMTVMNTIAAKQLNDFKKEVDALIETGLKKDEAIFNVLREYIKQCKNIMFEGDGYSDDWAKEAKKRGLNNLKTTPEALKQEMDKKFLDLYEEIGVFTHREVEARNEIKLEKYSTVIDIEARVLSDIARNHIIPSALNYQNRLIENVKGLKEIFGDKEFKTLAKEQMSLIANISENVSKIKLGVEDLIKAREAAKAVSDSQKQAEAYCNKVKPLFDGIREASDDLEMMVDDELWPMTKYREMLFTK from the coding sequence ATGTCAACTTTAAGATTCAAAGCGTTAGAAACTTTACCATTTAAGGATTTCAGAAGAGATAATTCTGTTGAAATTCCTGGAAAATTGTCAGAATTATTCTGCCAGAATGTGTTCTCAGAAGAGACCATGAGAGAATACCTTACGAAAGAAGCATTCCAGTCTATTATGGATGCCATCAAAAAAGGTACGCAAATCCAGAGACATATTGCAGACCAGGTAGCTGTAGCTATGAAAGACTGGGCAATGAGCAAAGGAGCGACTCACTACACGCACTGGTTTCAGCCTTTGACAGGAACTACTGCAGAAAAGCATGATTCTTTCTTCACCCCAATTGAAGGAGGCAGAGCTATTGAAAGATTCAGTGGAAACCTACTGATCCAGCAGGAACCTGATGCTTCTTCTTTCCCGAACGGGGGAATCAGAAACACTTTCGAGGCAAGAGGTTATACTGCATGGGACCCTACTTCTCCTGCATTCATCATGGGAACTACATTATGTATTCCTTCTATCTTTATTTCTTATACCGGAGAAACTTTAGATTATAAAGCGCCTCTTTTAAGAGCTTTAAATGCTGTAGATGAAGCTGCAACCAACGTGATGCAGTATTTTGACAAAAATGTAACAAAAGTAACTCCTACTTTAGGGTGGGAGCAGGAATATTTCTTGGTTGACTCCGCATTATACCAATCCCGTCCGGACCTTGTTTTAACAGGAAAAACTTTATTGGGACACTCTCCTGCTAAAGGACAGCAGCTGGACGACCACTATTTCGGTTCTATCCCGACAAGGGTAATGAACTTTATGAAAGAGCTGGAAATTGAGTGTATGAAACTTGGAATTCCTGTAACAACAAGACATAATGAAGTAGCTCCTAACCAGTTTGAACTCGCTCCGATGTTCGAAGAAGTAAACGTGGCTGTAGACCACAACTCTTTATTGATGGACATCATGGCAAGAATTGCTCACAAGCATCATTTCCATATTTTATTCCACGAAAAACCATTTGCCGGAGTAAACGGAAGCGGAAAGCACAACAACTGGTCTTTAGCAACCGACACGGGTGAAAACCTTTTAAGCCCGGGAAAAAATCCTAAAAAGAACCTTCAGTTCTTAACATTCTTCGTGAATACCATTAAAGCGGTTCACGAATATGCCGACCTTTTAAGAGCAAGCATCGCTTCAGCAAGCAACGACCACAGACTGGGTGCCAATGAAGCTCCGCCGGCTATTATTTCCGTATTCATCGGAAGCCAGCTTTTCAGAGTATTGGAAGAACTGGAAAAAGTAACGGAAGGAAAACTTTCTCCTGATGAAAAAACAGATCTTAAACTGAACGTTGTTGGGAAAATTCCTGAAATTCTTCTGGATAATACCGACAGAAACAGAACTTCTCCTTTCGCCTTTACAGGGAATAAATTTGAGATCAGAGCCGTAGGATCTTCTGCCAACTGTGCAGAATCCATGACTGTAATGAATACTATTGCAGCTAAACAGCTTAACGATTTCAAAAAAGAAGTAGATGCTCTTATCGAAACAGGACTTAAGAAAGATGAAGCGATCTTCAACGTGTTAAGAGAATACATCAAGCAGTGTAAAAACATCATGTTTGAAGGAGACGGATATTCTGATGACTGGGCTAAAGAAGCTAAAAAGAGAGGTCTGAACAATTTAAAAACCACTCCTGAAGCCCTTAAGCAGGAAATGGATAAGAAATTCCTTGATCTGTATGAAGAGATCGGAGTATTCACCCACAGAGAGGTTGAGGCAAGAAACGAAATCAAACTTGAAAAATATTCTACTGTTATTGATATTGAAGCAAGAGTATTAAGTGATATCGCGAGAAACCACATCATTCCTTCTGCTTTAAATTATCAGAACAGGCTGATCGAAAACGTAAAAGGTCTTAAAGAAATTTTCGGAGATAAAGAATTCAAAACGCTGGCAAAAGAGCAGATGAGCCTTATTGCGAATATTTCTGAAAATGTTTCCAAGATCAAACTGGGCGTTGAGGATCTTATCAAAGCAAGAGAAGCAGCGAAGGCTGTATCAGATAGTCAGAAGCAGGCAGAAGCTTACTGCAACAAAGTAAAACCTTTATTCGACGGTATCAGGGAAGCATCTGATGACCTTGAAATGATGGTGGATGATGAGCTTTGGCCAATGACTAAATATAGAGAAATGTTATTTACAAAATAA
- the rodA gene encoding rod shape-determining protein RodA: MKWAEGIDKLGLGLYFLLCIFAIANIYSVDQKLGEKQLIFFCISLFVGLVIFVGRSKFFENMSGIIYIGGVLLLIGLFPFGKEILGQKNWYKFGSFTMQPVEFAKIGTALMLANYVSGPDFNLKVKKSLWTALAIIGIPAAVVLAIPDVGSMLVFIAFFIALYREGLSGLLFGVGFVFAGVFLISLAIPPLYVALAVVIIAGVLIAMNYHRMSWDVISIAGIAGSVLLLCGLAFGSPYVLEKLPKHQRERIEVLYKGEKAFRDTSGYNLLYSKTAIGSGGLLGKGYREGSVTQGKFVPEQETDYIFCTVGEEWGFVGSAVLILCYMVFIGRIYYLAEQQKSTFNLVFGYCFASILMMHFTINLGMVMGLFPTVGIPLPYFSYGGSSLLAFSIMTFIFFKLNYSDKNSLV, from the coding sequence ATGAAATGGGCAGAAGGAATAGATAAACTGGGCCTCGGGCTGTATTTCCTGCTTTGCATCTTTGCGATTGCAAATATTTACAGTGTTGACCAGAAACTGGGCGAAAAGCAATTGATTTTCTTCTGTATTTCTCTATTTGTGGGACTTGTTATCTTCGTTGGAAGGAGCAAGTTCTTCGAGAATATGTCCGGTATTATTTACATTGGCGGGGTCTTGCTGCTGATCGGACTATTCCCGTTCGGTAAGGAAATCCTTGGACAGAAAAACTGGTATAAATTCGGGAGCTTTACCATGCAGCCTGTTGAATTTGCAAAAATAGGAACAGCACTTATGCTGGCGAATTACGTTTCCGGTCCGGATTTTAATTTAAAAGTAAAAAAATCCCTCTGGACTGCACTCGCCATTATTGGGATTCCCGCCGCAGTGGTTCTGGCGATTCCGGATGTAGGTTCAATGCTGGTATTTATCGCGTTCTTTATCGCCCTGTACAGGGAAGGCTTAAGTGGACTTTTATTCGGTGTAGGATTTGTTTTTGCGGGTGTATTCTTGATCTCGCTGGCCATTCCTCCGCTGTATGTAGCATTGGCCGTGGTGATTATTGCCGGGGTTTTAATCGCTATGAATTACCACAGAATGTCATGGGATGTAATCTCCATTGCTGGGATTGCAGGCTCGGTGCTTTTGCTTTGCGGACTGGCTTTCGGGTCACCTTACGTTCTGGAAAAGCTTCCAAAGCACCAGCGTGAAAGAATTGAAGTTCTTTACAAGGGAGAAAAAGCATTCAGAGATACTTCAGGATACAACTTGCTGTATTCAAAAACAGCCATCGGGTCTGGTGGTCTATTAGGGAAGGGATACCGTGAAGGATCCGTTACCCAGGGGAAATTCGTTCCGGAACAGGAAACCGACTATATTTTCTGTACCGTGGGGGAAGAATGGGGATTTGTCGGCAGCGCAGTTCTGATCTTATGCTATATGGTATTCATCGGACGAATCTATTATCTCGCAGAACAGCAGAAATCTACTTTTAACCTGGTATTCGGGTATTGTTTTGCTTCCATCCTCATGATGCACTTTACGATCAATTTAGGAATGGTTATGGGCCTTTTCCCGACCGTAGGAATTCCGCTTCCGTATTTCAGTTATGGGGGAAGTTCGCTTCTTGCCTTTTCCATCATGACCTTTATTTTCTTTAAACTGAATTATTCGGATAAGAATAGTCTGGTGTAG
- the mreC gene encoding rod shape-determining protein MreC, with the protein MGFLLRLFSKNALFVFFIFLQIIALVLIFSKNAMQQSWIAGQSAALNSWVSGYIDEGVSYLKLKQINEDLVAQNKSLMLQLYGKEGAKNPVFRKVHDTLGGGQIYTFVDGEIVFNSINRRNNYFTINRGRRDGVFPQMGVMAPKGIAGIVINSTDSYALVQSVLSVNKIRINASLKNSGYFGTLTWSGDNSRVMHLADIPKYVALKVGDTVVTDGKSAIFPKGVMIGTIAGYSVDNKTGFWDISVELSEKMGALSKVFVVKNLKKAEVQRIQDTLQTVIKKEND; encoded by the coding sequence ATGGGATTTTTGCTGAGATTATTTTCGAAGAATGCTCTTTTTGTCTTCTTTATATTCCTGCAGATTATTGCTCTGGTTCTGATATTCTCTAAAAACGCCATGCAGCAATCATGGATTGCGGGGCAGTCAGCTGCATTGAATTCCTGGGTTTCCGGGTATATTGACGAAGGAGTTTCCTATCTGAAGCTGAAACAGATCAACGAAGATCTTGTAGCGCAGAATAAATCCCTTATGCTTCAGCTGTATGGTAAGGAAGGGGCGAAAAATCCTGTATTCAGAAAAGTTCATGATACATTGGGCGGTGGCCAGATCTATACCTTTGTGGATGGCGAGATCGTATTCAACAGTATCAACAGACGGAATAATTATTTTACCATCAACCGCGGCCGGAGAGACGGTGTATTCCCTCAGATGGGGGTAATGGCCCCTAAAGGAATTGCGGGAATTGTTATTAACTCTACAGACAGCTATGCCCTGGTTCAGTCTGTATTGAGTGTCAATAAAATCAGAATCAATGCTTCATTGAAAAATTCCGGATATTTCGGAACGTTAACCTGGAGCGGTGATAATTCCAGGGTGATGCATCTTGCAGATATTCCCAAATATGTTGCTTTAAAAGTAGGAGACACGGTTGTTACCGATGGTAAATCAGCTATTTTTCCAAAAGGGGTAATGATTGGAACCATTGCCGGATATTCCGTAGACAATAAAACCGGATTCTGGGATATTTCAGTTGAATTAAGTGAGAAGATGGGTGCTTTGAGTAAAGTGTTCGTGGTGAAAAACCTTAAGAAAGCTGAAGTACAGAGAATTCAGGATACATTACAGACCGTGATAAAAAAAGAAAATGATTAG